From Dromaius novaehollandiae isolate bDroNov1 chromosome 22, bDroNov1.hap1, whole genome shotgun sequence:
TTTTGCTTCTtagttttttagttttgttttttctttgctattgtaGTTAAGGTAACATGGGCAGCCTTGGTTCCAACTGAGGCCCCTTCTAAGCAGGAGTCTGCACTGGTCCCCCAAAATGTCCCAGAAGGGCTGTGTGCGGTGTGTTCGCCACCTCCGTCAGGGGCAGGGTGTCCTCTTGCTGCGCCGGGAGCTGATGCCTGTGGCTGGGCAGAATGGCGGTGCTGATGTGTCCCTCCCTCTTCGCAGTGCGCCTGCTGCGCGAGGAGCTGCAgttgctgcaggagcagggctcctACGTGGGGGAGGTGGTGAGAGCCATGGACAAGAAGAAAGTACTCGTCAAGGTACAGAGCTGGGGTGAGCAGGCTGGGCCATTCCCAGCACGAGGTGATGGGTGGGGGGCAGATGTGAGAGCACAAGTTCTGGGAGGGATGTAACAAGGACGAAACGTGAAGTGAGAGCTGTTTCTCTAGGGGAGCACCTTGTAGCAGCTCTCCTGGGCCCAAACTTTCCCCAAGCGGGTGGGAAGCACCTGGCTCAGGGGTTcccaggggcaggaggggctgcagggcatcCAGTATGGATATTAGGCACGATTGGTGACTTTTCAGATAGAGAAATAACTTCTGGTGGCAACTGCCATGTTCCAGGTACACCCGGAAGGGAAGTTCGTGGTGGATGTTGACAAGAACATCGACATTAACGATGTGAGTGTGGGGATGTCCTGGGGGCCGTGGGTGGGACGGGAAGGTGATGGCTCCCTTCGGGGCAGCCTGGCGCTGCTTGCTGCGTTCCTCAGCCTGGGGCGGCTCGGAAGGGCCGTGTCCGGGCCAGGCGCTGAGCTCCCCTCTGGTCTCGGTGTAGGTGACCCCAAACTGCCGTGTGGCCCTGCGCAACGACAGCTACACGCTGCACAAGATCCTGCCCAACAAAGTGGACCCTCTTGTATCCCTGATGATGGTGGAAAAGGTCCCAGATTCCACTTACGAGATGATTGGGGGTTTGGACAAGCAGATAAAGGAGATCAAGGAAGTGATCGAGCTGCCAGTCAAACACCCGGAGCTCTTTGAGGCCCTGGGAATTGCCCAGCCCAAGGTAAGTGCTGTCCGTATGAGCCTGGCATGAGTAGAGGCTGTTGGCTGCTACAAGGAGAtgagcaccctggggtgctcctgTGGTTGCCGCCGCGGTGGCACTGCGATGCGGTCCTGCCCCTCGCTGGCCGGGGTTGCTGGGCATCGCCTGCTCCCTGCCAGAGCTTGTTAGGGCTAGTGGGAGGGAGAGGTAGGTCTGGGGTCTCGTAGCTTCTCGGGTGCTGGGTCCCACTTCCTGAAGGAGGGAAGGGGTGTGGGACAGTGGGTGCTGCTGTCCTGGTGAGGGCATTTGCTCTCCCCATCTGTGGCTCTACCCggagggcaggggagagggggCTTTGCTGTCTGGGTGCTGACAGAGGCGGGTATTGAGGCCCTGCCTGGCAGCAGTGCTGAGGTGACCATGTGGCCGTTGCAGGGTGTGCTGCTCTACGGACCTCCTGGTACAGGCAAGACGCTGCTGGCCAGGGCTGTGGCCCACCACACTGATTGTACCTTCATCCGTGTCTCAGGCTCCGAGCTGGTGCAGAAGTTCATTGGCGAAGGTAAAAGCGTGCGAGGGCAGGCTGCTGCGTGCATCAACGTCAGCCTGAGCCCCAGGGAGGGCTCTGGTGGCACTGCATGGCCTCCAGCCTGGCTGACAGGGGCTGAATGCTTCTTGCATGGTGTCCTGGGCACACACAGACACCGTGGGTGCACCAGACTCTGCACAGTGCCAGGGCTCAACCCTCTCTGCTCCCCACAGGTGCCCGCATGGTGCGGGAGCTCTTTGTGATGGCCCGGGAACATGCCCCATCCATCATCTTCATGGATGAGATTGACTCGATTGGCTCCTCCCGCTTGGAGGGTGGCTCTGGCGGGGACAGCGAGGTGCAGCGCACTATGTTGGAGCTCCTCAACCAGCTCGATGGCTTTGAAGCCACCAAGAATATCAAGGTATGAGGGCTGTTGTCCCTGGTTTGGCCCTGAGCTGCCTGGGGAAAGGGACAGTGTCCTGCTGGTCCCATGGTGGCAGTGAGGGGCCCAGAGTGGTGacagctgctgctttcctggtGCAGGTGATCATGGCCACCAACCGGATTGACATTCTGGACTCGGCTCTGCTGCGCCCTGGCCGCATTGACAGGAAGATTGAGTTCCCCCCTCCCAATGAGGAGGTAGGAGGGATGCTGTAGGGCAGATCCTATGTCTCTGTCATCCTGACCCTCTCCCTGGGGGGGAAATGGGGTCCTCGTTCCTGTCTGGGAGCAATTTCTGTGCTTATTCTGGGGGCTTCAACCCTTGCCTCACCGCTGCTGTCCTTACAGGCCCGTTTAGACATCCTCAAGATCCATTCCCGGAAAATGAACCTCACGCGAGGCATCAACCTGCGAAAGATTGCGGAACTGATGCCAGGAGCGTCGGGTGCGGAGGTGAAGGTGAGCCAGGCACCGCAAGACAAGCGGCAGCAGGGGGGCTGGGTGGGGGCTTGGCAGCCAGTCTGTGCCCTGCTGGCCCTTGCTGGGGTTCTGGCTGTGGGGCTGATGAAGAAGAGCGAAGGGTGATATCTCTGTTCCCTTGCAGGGGGTGTGCACAGAAGCTGGCATGTATGCGCTGAGGGAGAGGCGGGTGCATGTGACACAAGAAGACTTTGAAATGGCTGTTGCCAAGGTAAGTGCCGTGGTGGGGAGGTGAGGGGAGCTGCTGGGTGGTTCCTCTTGGGGCAAGGAGCTGTCGGGGGGCCCAAGCTGTCCTGTGGCAGCATCTGCTCAGCTTGCTTTGCCCTTTAGCCACCTCTGGAGAACCAATGAGAGGCTGAAGGGGTTGTGTCTGGGCACTGGAATGCTACTGTCTATATGGTTAAGCTGCAAGCAGACTCAAAGAGGGTGGGGAAGGTGGTGGAGACTTCTCCCCTGGGCTGTGGTGACCACAGACCATAGGGGTAGCTGGAGATGGTGGCTGTAGTGCTGACCCTGCAGCTCCGGGGGTTAGTGGCACCCTCTAGGTGGGTGCTTGGTCAGGGACAGATTGGGCCTGTGTGCCGGGAGCCaaccttctcctccctgccccaggtGATGCAGAAGGACAGTGAGAAGAACATGTCCATCAAGAAGCTGTGGAAGTAACGGTgaggctggggctgctccttgtTTTGTGTTGTCTAATAAAGCGCTGCTGCAGCCAGGCCTGGGTGCTGATTTGGGGCAAAGGGAAGAGCAGGGATGGCTCTCAGTGGGGCAGTTGGGGGCTGCAAAGGGGAAGCTTGTGCTACTACCCAAGAGACCTCTAGCAGACACACAACCAGCTGCTGCTAACtgtttttattagaaaatatCCAAAATAGACAAAATGGTTACACAAGAGGCAGAGCAGGCACCCCTGAGCCATACACCCTGTGAATATGtaaacgccccccccccccccttctgccTGCGACTGTGTGGAGGAGACAGGCCTGCTCCTGCACGCAGCCgctgcaccagctgcagcacGGGAGCTGGCAAGGCCGATGCTACGAGGAGTTTGCGGGCAAGGGGCAGCAGAGGCTCGAGTGGGTAAGGCACTTCAGCAGGTCCGGCCGGTGCTGGCACTGTTCTCAACCCCAGCGCTGCAGCTgcccccctctccccagccccaaacTCCAGCATCTCCAGTTCTCAAATCCCCAGCGTACTCTGACCCTCGGCTTATGGCCAAGCTGACCCCCTTGCCCGCAGTCTCCTGGGGGCAGAGCTACCCCTCTGCCCCAAATACCTCGTATCGATCACAAGACAAGTCACTACGTATGCAAAACAGCAGGGGGTGGAGTAATCAACTGATTGTCAAAAACTCAAGACTAAAAACTTGGTTACGTATAAAAAGAACAGCTTGGGCCAAGCCAGCCCTTGAGAACACCATGAATCCACTGCATAGATTGAGGCAATGAGTGCAGTAAGAGGAACTCAATATATTAATCAAATACAAACCCACTGTACAAAAAGCTTCCTTTTTATAAAACCTGTTCACAAAAATAGTGCAAAACATTGGGCACCAGCAGGGCTGGCGTTTGGAATGGACAAACTTTGGTTGAAGAGCGGCAGGGCTAGGCCTGCCCTTGCGGTGGCTGGGAGAGGCTGGGCCAGGGAGGGTGGGCAGGGCAGGCACTGCCTCCCCCTCCGGCACAGGCAGCTTTCCCTGCTGGGCAGCAACTCCAGGAGGGCTTTGGccagaggcagggagaggaggggagcaaGCAGGACAACGCGCTTGCAGAGGGGCTGCATTCAATGCTTGGGGAGAGGCAAGCAGCATGATGCAAA
This genomic window contains:
- the PSMC5 gene encoding 26S proteasome regulatory subunit 8, whose product is MPAEKMAVDGPEQMEMDDGKGGTGLRQYYLSKIEELQLIVNEKSQNLRRLQAQRNELNAKVRLLREELQLLQEQGSYVGEVVRAMDKKKVLVKVHPEGKFVVDVDKNIDINDVTPNCRVALRNDSYTLHKILPNKVDPLVSLMMVEKVPDSTYEMIGGLDKQIKEIKEVIELPVKHPELFEALGIAQPKGVLLYGPPGTGKTLLARAVAHHTDCTFIRVSGSELVQKFIGEGARMVRELFVMAREHAPSIIFMDEIDSIGSSRLEGGSGGDSEVQRTMLELLNQLDGFEATKNIKVIMATNRIDILDSALLRPGRIDRKIEFPPPNEEARLDILKIHSRKMNLTRGINLRKIAELMPGASGAEVKGVCTEAGMYALRERRVHVTQEDFEMAVAKVMQKDSEKNMSIKKLWK